In Thiospirochaeta perfilievii, a single window of DNA contains:
- a CDS encoding leader peptide processing enzyme, producing MNKKLSTLLFIIAGTILNILLMFIFIFGLLAGTSALLRGLGYEPGSSIYIPFLIGAIFGGMVLAFITYSKITKYIQKKYDLEKYLEPIFKQRRR from the coding sequence ATGAATAAAAAATTAAGTACGCTACTTTTCATTATAGCTGGGACAATTTTAAATATATTATTAATGTTTATATTTATCTTTGGACTACTTGCTGGAACTTCAGCTCTTTTACGTGGCTTAGGTTATGAACCTGGAAGTTCAATATATATTCCATTTCTAATTGGTGCTATTTTTGGTGGTATGGTTTTAGCATTTATTACATACTCAAAAATTACAAAGTATATCCAAAAGAAATATGACTTAGAAAAATATTTAGAACCAATTTTTAAACAGAGAAGAAGGTAG